A genomic region of Spodoptera frugiperda isolate SF20-4 chromosome 31, AGI-APGP_CSIRO_Sfru_2.0, whole genome shotgun sequence contains the following coding sequences:
- the LOC118276218 gene encoding toll-like receptor 6: MTRNFNGMVSLKVWMCLVFVAGARARSAPPAPTGCHWDYSDTKLSESNFLTCNIKTIGSVDFLFKNITTAQAYNINKLKLTCTDLLFFESSLHMNTGSFLGQLRKLEDLRIEYCKIRYVPATVLSPLRDLTSLTLRSYNTDWPAMTMEFHAESFRGLMELRTLDLGDNNIYMLPSEVFCPLFSLESLNLTNNRIQDISEIGFSDWGKGPIAPGKSCNTGLKMLDLSHNNILRLPDNGLSSLRSLEVLNIQNNLINEIGDRAFVGLNSLKILNLSGNKLVAVPPELFQSSRVIKEISLANNSLSVLAPGLLEGLDQLEKLDLSRNRLTNDWVNRDTFAGLIRLVILNLSYNSLARLDPKSFHDLNTLQVLNLDNNAIEVISNGAFAELKNLHQLSISDNKIKTLNEHIFSNLFVLSQLYLDNNLISTIHESCFENITYLQDLGLNGNNLNTVPDGIKKLRFLKSLDIGKNNISKVANTSFEGLEELYGLRLVDNQITSVLKDTFSTLPSLQVLNLASNKIDTIEQDAFLSNPTLKAIRLDGNKLTDIRGVFNKLNTLGWLNISDNKLIYFDYSYMPASLEWLDIHSNNIAKLENEKNAQQNIRMLDVSYNALEDVDERSIPDSIEVLFLNNNKIHTIHPGTFLQKRNLEKVVVTDNKLRTVELSAFTLPHIPKHRMLPKFFIGNNPFVCNCHMIWLQKINLWNHMRQYPRFMDLDTVTCEVVNNKYGGKANLMDVPETQFLCSYETHCSSSCFCCDFEACDCKMTCPDGCSCFHDSNWNSNVIDCSNVGYTEIPEKIPMDATELYLDGNDFRALNSHLFIGKKKLHKLYLNNSNIANIDNDTLNGLHSLNVLHLENNHLTELSAGVFSQTKHLRELYLNDNLLTSVANKTFENLSSLRVAHFQGNKILDLDKKLAHVSHLESVNLQGNLFTCTCENIMALQNWFKKYYEDPAEMLCVSENGLISNYTVFDAIDKCRDSSDMDNTIPTENQPYQYDEVSPIKLNFVPLLAVVLISVILILLFGALAFSFRQNVRLWAHSKYGVRLFKSASIQESELDRDRLYDGYAVYSLLDDDFVSKVVAPEMEHSGYTMCFHYRDLQHTPDNYLSEQITNAAESSKRILVFVSFNFLQNEWSKATFKAAMKHVITSIHPSIRRHRVVFILTTDVSALNLDLDFQNYLKTCNVLLWGEKKFWEKIRFVMPDISNLHWNKDTMNYNHGVCPNGRRHPSRYTASPTAPEHWYKYDAIPPQTPTTANVGITIEDDTSMLTNTTLTSQIQDGENLHHSYISIDTQNYEQPYGGRPRPPNTLRKHPGHHSPSMLDEQGYLQPRSSVHDCLPQTHSAVHR, from the coding sequence ATGACCAGAAACTTTAACGGAATGGTTTCGTTAAAAGTTTGGATGTGTTTGGTTTTCGTGGCCGGTGCGCGCGCACGTTCCGCGCCGCCCGCCCCCACCGGCTGTCATTGGGACTATTCGGACACAAAGTTGAGTGAATCAAACTTTCTCACGTGTAACATTAAAACCATCGGCTCCGTCGACTTCTTGTTTAAAAACATCACTACGGCGCAGGCGTACAACATCAACAAGTTGAAACTGACATGCACGGATTTGTTGTTCTTCGAAAGTTCTTTACACATGAATACCGGCAGTTTTTTGGGCCAGCTGCGAAAACTTGAGGACCTGCGCATTGAGTACTGTAAGATACGGTACGTGCCTGCTACTGTCCTGTCTCCGCTACGTGATTTAACAAGTTTAACTCTGCGTTCCTACAATACGGATTGGCCTGCAATGACTATGGAGTTTCACGCTGAAAGTTTTCGTGGACTAATGGAACTTCGGACGTTGGACCTAGGTGACAACAATATTTACATGTTGCCGTCTGAGGTATTCTGTCCGCTTTTTAGTTTGGAATCTTTGAATCTTACCAACAACAGAATTCAAGATATATCTGAAATTGGCTTCTCGGATTGGGGTAAAGGACCTATCGCGCCTGGCAAATCATGCAATACCGGGCTGAAGATGCTTGATTTATCTCACAACAACATTCTACGACTTCCGGACAACGGTCTTTCTAGTTTAAGATCTTTAGAAGTGTTGAATATTCAGAACaacttaattaatgaaataggCGACAGAGCCTTTGTCGGATTGAATTCATTAAAAATTCTGAACTTGTCGGGAAATAAGTTAGTCGCTGTCCCTCCCGAACTATTTCAATCATCACGAGTTATCAAAGAAATCTCATTAGCGAATAATTCGCTTTCTGTGTTGGCTCCGGGATTACTTGAAGGACTTGATCAGCTTGAGAAATTGGATTTATCTAGAAACCGACTTACAAACGATTGGGTTAACAGAGATACTTTTGCTGGACTTATCCGTCTAGTTATATTGAACTTATCTTATAACTCGCTTGCACGTTTGGATCCTAAGTCTTTTCATGACTTGAATACCTTACAAGTTTTGAACTTGGACAACAATGCTATTGAGGTTATCAGCAACGGAGCATTTGCTGAGCTTAAGAATTTGCATCAGCTGTCGATATcagacaacaaaataaaaacactgaATGAACACATATTTTCCAACTTGTTTGTTCTTAGTCAGCTGTATTTAGACAACAATTTGATATCAACAATCCACGAAAGCTGTTTTgaaaacattacttatttacaaGACTTAGGCCTAAATGGAAACAATTTGAACACTGTTCCTGATGGTATTAAGAAGCTAAGATTTTTGAAATCATTGGATATTGGAAAGAATAACATATCAAAAGTAGCAAACACATCTTTTGAAGGATTAGAAGAGCTCTATGGACTACGCCTTGTTGACAATCAGATCACAAGCGTACTGAAGGATACGTTTAGTACTTTGCCGTCCTTGCAAGTGCTAAATTTGGCATCTAACAAAATAGACACAATTGAACAAGACGCGTTTTTATCTAATCCGACTTTAAAAGCAATCCGCTTAGACGGGAACAAACTGACCGACATCCGAGGTGTCTTCAACAAACTAAATACCCTCGGTTGGCTTAACATATCCgacaataaacttatttactttgACTATAGCTACATGCCAGCAAGCCTTGAATGGTTGGACATACACAGCAACAATATTGCAAAACTAGAAAACGAAAAGAATGCTCAACAAAACATCCGAATGCTTGATGTTAGTTACAATGCATTGGAAGACGTCGATGAAAGGTCGATACCTGATTCTATTGAAGTCCTTTtcttaaataacaacaaaattcaCACGATTCACCCAGGTACGTTTTTACAAAAACGTAACTTAGAAAAGGTTGTCGTGACTGACAATAAATTGAGAACCGTTGAACTGTCGGCGTTTACGTTGCCCCATATACCGAAGCATAGAATGCTGCCAAAATTCTTTATTGGAAATAATCCATTTGTATGCAATTGTCACATGATTTGGCTGCAAAAGATAAATCTTTGGAACCATATGAGGCAATATCCGAGATTCATGGATTTGGATACAGTAACATGTGAAGTTGTGAATAACAAGTATGGAGGAAAAGCTAATCTTATGGATGTTCCTGAAACTCAGTTCCTTTGTTCTTATGAAACTCATTGCTCGTCTAGTTGTTTCTGCTGTGATTTTGAAGCCTGTGACTGCAAAATGACTTGTCCCGACGGCTGTTCCTGTTTCCATGACAGCAACTGGAACTCAAATGTCATTGATTGTTCAAACGTGGGCTACACAGAAATACCCGAGAAAATACCGATGGATGCGACGGAGCTATATTTGGACGGCAATGATTTCCGTGCCTTAAATAGTCACCTTTTTATTGGCAAGAAGAAATTACACAAGCTTTACCTTAACAATAGTAACATTGCCAATATTGACAATGACACCTTAAATGGTTTGCATTCATTAAATGTCCTTCACCTTGAAAATAACCATCTGACTGAGCTGTCTGCTGGAGTGTTCTCGCAAACAAAACACTTGAGGGAGTTATACTTGAATGATAACCTCTTGACAAGTGTCGCAAACAAGACTTTTGAGAACCTGTCATCTTTAAGAGTTGCGCACTTCCAAGGAAACAAGATTCTCGACCTTGATAAAAAATTAGCGCACGTATCCCATTTGGAAAGCGTCAACCTTCAAGGAAACTTGTTCACATGTACATGTGAAAACATCATGGCTCTTCAAAACTGGTTCAAAAAGTACTATGAAGATCCCGCCGAAATGTTGTGTGTTAGTGAAAATGGACTCATATCGAACTATACTGTGTTTGATGCAATTGATAAGTGTCGTGATTCTAGTGATATGGACAATACTATTCCTACTGAAAACCAACCGTATCAGTATGATGAAGTGAGCCCCATTAAACTGAACTTTGTGCCACTTTTAGCTGTAGTTTTGATAAGTGTTATTCTTATTCTATTATTCGGTGCCTTAGCGTTTTCGTTCAGACAAAATGTCCGCTTATGGGCACACTCCAAATATGGAGTTAGATTGTTCAAAAGTGCTTCAATCCAAGAGAGTGAACTCGATAGAGATAGATTGTACGATGGATACGCTGTGTACAGTTTATTGGACGATGATTTTGTATCTAAAGTTGTTGCTCCAGAAATGGAACATTCCGGTTACACGATGTGCTTTCATTATAGAGATTTACAACATACACCTGATAATTACTTGTCTGAGCAAATAACAAATGCTGCAGAATCATCAAAGAGAATATTAGTATTTGTGTCatttaattttctacaaaatgaATGGTCTAAAGCTACTTTTAAAGCAGCCATGAAACATGTAATAACTTCTATTCATCCCTCAATAAGGCGACATAGAGTAGTTTTTATCTTAACAACTGACGTTAGTGCTCTAAACTTAGATCTAGATTtccaaaattatttgaaaacttGCAACGTTTTATTGTGGGGTGAAAAGAAGTTTTGGGAGAAAATTAGGTTTGTAATGCCAGACATTTCTAATTTACATTGGAACAAAGATACAATGAATTACAATCATGGCGTGTGTCCAAATGGTAGACGGCATCCTTCCAGATACACGGCTTCGCCTACTGCGCCGGAACATTGGTACAAGTACGACGCAATACCGCCTCAAACGCCTACTACTGCTAATGTAGGCATTACTATTGAGGATGACACGTCGATGTTAACTAACACTACGTTGACAAGTCAGATTCAAGATGGGGAGAATTTACATCATAGCTATATATCTATTGATACACAAAATTATGAGCAACCCTACGGCGGCCGGCCTAGGCCTCCTAATACGTTGCGCAAACATCCTGGCCACCACTCCCCATCTATGCTCGATGAGCAGGGTTACTTACAACCTCGCTCATCTGTGCACGACTGCTTGCCACAAACTCATTCAGCCGTGCACAGATGA